The DNA sequence GCGAGCTGGTCGGCGTCGGAGTTGCCCGCCGTACCGCGGCGGCGCTTGCCCTGCAGCTCGAAGATCGGCCGCACCCCGCCGACGAGCAGGAACCACACGCCGAGGTAGGCCACCACGCCCTGCACCTCGTCGGGGGTGAACCAGGACAGCGCGAACAGCGCGCCGCCGACCACGAGCAGGGAGACCGCGCCGAACACGTTCCGGATCAGCAGCAGCATGCCCGCGAGCAGCACGAGCGCGCCCCACAGCAGCACCCGGACGTAGCCCGCGGAGGCGAGCACCGCGCCGCCGAGGCCGAGCAGCGACGGGGCGACGTACCCCGCCGCGGCGGTGGCGATCATGCCGAGGCCGGTGGGCTTGCCCTTGGTGAGCGTCACGCCGCTGGTGTCCGAGTGCAGCCGGATGCCCGCGAGCTTGCGCCGGCTGAGCAGCGCGGCGAGCGCGTGCCCGCCCTCGTGCGCGATCGTGATC is a window from the Thermopolyspora flexuosa genome containing:
- a CDS encoding M50 family metallopeptidase — translated: MLDALWKELATPQAPPPDLVIVACGLGVLAVVLHPTSWQITRGLITIAHEGGHALAALLSRRKLAGIRLHSDTSGVTLTKGKPTGLGMIATAAAGYVAPSLLGLGGAVLASAGYVRVLLWGALVLLAGMLLLIRNVFGAVSLLVVGGALFALSWFTPDEVQGVVAYLGVWFLLVGGVRPIFELQGKRRRGTAGNSDADQLARLTRIPGTVWVGFFFVVAAASLVYGGYLLLPADLLPRGLVSALVP